Genomic window (Alteromonas pelagimontana):
GGATGGCTTGGATGTAAAAGATAAGACCGTGGTAGATTTTGGCTGCGGTTCAGGAATTCTTGCACTCGCCGCTTTAAAATTAGGTGCCAGCAAAGTGATTGGCATTGATATCGATCCACAGGCTTTGGAAGCGACCATGGAGAACGCGCGGCGTAATCAGGTACAAGATCGCTTAAACGTGTATTTACCCAAAGATCAACCTGCGCTTGAAGCCGATATTGTCATGGCCAATATTCTCTCCGGACCGTTGATTGAACTACAAAATATCATCACCGGCTACTGTCGTCCGTCTGGTTTATTAGTTCTTTCAGGGATTCTGGCCGAACAGGTAGAAAAAATAGAAGCTGCATACCAACGAGATTTCACCTTAAACAAAAGTATGATTGAGGGTGAATGGGCGCGGGTATCTGGTAAACGTAACGCCGTAATTTAGCTTGAAAAATAGTAGTAATTTCACTGCAGCAGCCTGTCTCTATGCAGGCTGCCCTCTCTCCTGTGCCACGCCGCAGCTCAAATGAAATCAAAACTGTCAAGAGCCTGACACTAAATTTTGTGTGATTTTTAGCCTTTTCAAAAGTAGCGAAAATGCGTACACTTAGCGCCCCGTTTTGGACAAGTGTACAAATAGTGTGCAGCTCTAGGTTGTTTAACATGCGAATTGGGTCATATACGCTAGATAACAATTTGATGTTAGCACCGATGGCAGGCGTAACAGATCGACCATTCCGCCAGCTATGCCGGCGCATGGGTGCGGGATTGGTAGTTTCTGAGATGCTTTCCAGTAATCCTCGGGTATGGAACACGGATAAGTCTTTGCTGCGGATGGATCATACCGGTGAGGACGGCATTCGGTCGGTTCAAATAGCCGGGGCGGATCCGGCATTGATGGCACAGGCGGCACAACTGAATGTAAGTAACGGTGCGCAAATCATCGATATTAACATGGGTTGTCCGGCTAAAAAGGTAAATAAAAAACTGGCAGGCTCAGCATTGCTGCAGTATCCAGAGCTGGTTGAGGCCATTGTTCAGGCAGTAGTAGGTGCAGTTGATGTTCCGGTTACCCTGAAAATACGCACTGGCTGGGATACTGATAATCGTAATGGGGTAGAGATTGCCCGTATTGCAGAAGAAAGCGGCATACAATCGCTGGCAGTTCACGGCAGAACTCGGGCCTGTATGTACAATGGAAACGCGGAATACAACACTATTCGCGCAATTAAACGTGCAGTGTCTATTCCCGTAGTTGCCAATGGCGACATTACGTCTCCTGAAAAAGCACAAGAGGTGCTCAACTACACTGGTGCGGACGGAATAATGATCGGCCGCGGAGCGCAAGGTAACCCCTGGATTTTCAGACAAATTCAGCATTATCTTGCAACAGGTGAGAACCTACCGCAACCGCCATTGTCAGAACAGCATCAGGTGTTGCATGAACATGTTGCGAACGTGCACGCATTTTACGGCGATTATTCCGGTGTCAGAATTGCCCGGAAGCACGTGGGCTGGTATCTCGCGGAGTTTGATAAGGATCGTCAGTTTCGCAAAACGTTCAATGGTCTTGAGCAAGCTGATGAACAGCTCAACGCACTTGACGATTATTTTCGATCGCTGCATACACGAGAAACCCGACAGATTTCTCCTGCAGCTTAGTGATGACTAACTAATAGAGCAAGAAAGTATTATGTTCGATCAAAATGTGACTTCACCATTTACTACGACAGTAACTACGCCTTCACAAACTCAAGCTCAGAAGCCGCTTCGCGACTCCGTTAAGCAAGCAGTTAACAAGTACCTCAAGCAACTGGATAATGCCAACATCGATAATCTGTATGACCTGGTTCTGGCAGAAGTCGAGGCTCCGCTTCTGGAAGAAGTCATGACTTATACGCGCGGTAACCAAACCCGTGCAGCCATCATGATGGGAATCAATCGCGGCACGCTGCGTAAGAAGCTCAAACAGTACGGCATGAACTAAAATATTAGGGGCCACGGCCCACAATCAAGAGCACCATTCGGTGCTCTTTTTGTTTCACACACCCAACTAGCAAGACACCACTATGCAAACACCAAAACCTATTAAACGCGCGCTGTTAAGTGTTTCTGATAAAACCGGTATTATAGAATTTGCCGAAGCTCTGTATCAATCAGGTGTGGAGCTGCTTTCTACCGGCGGTACTGCGAAACTACTTGCTCAGGCTGGTCTGCCGGTTACAGAAGTTTCTTCGCATACCGGGCATCCGGAAATTATGGACGGCCGGGTAAAAACTCTGCATCCTAAAATCCATGGTGGGATCTTAGGTCGCCGCGGCCAGGACGAAGATGTTATGGCTGAGCATGAAATTGCCCCCATCGATTTGGTGGTGGTGAATCTTTATCCGTTTGCTGCCACTGTTGCTCAAGAAGGTTGCAGCCTCGAAGATGCCATAGAAAATATTGATATCGGCGGTCCTACCATGGTGCGAGCGGCAGCAAAGAACCACAAAGATGTCACTATTGTCGTTAACGCTGCCGATTACCCACGAGTGCTGGAAGAAATGGGCAACAACGGGGGGTCGTTGAAGTATCAAACCCGTTTCGATTTAGCTATAAAGGCGTTTGAGCATACTGCAGAATATGATGGCATGATTGCCAACTACTTTGGTGCCAAAATTGATGCCGTTGAGTGTGAAGATGACTGCGAGCATTCTCACAGCGAGTTTCCTCGTACCATCAACATGCAGATGACGAAAAAGCAGGACCTGCGCTACGGTGAAAATTCTCATCAAAGCGCGGCTTTTTATGTGGAAAATCAGATTCAGGAAGCATCAGTTGCCACCGCACAGCAACTTCAGGGCAAAGAGCTGTCGTTTAATAATATTGCCGATACCGACGCAGCGCTGGAATGTGTTAAAGAATTTGAAGAACCGGCCTGTGTTATCGTTAAACACGCGAACCCTTGTGGCGTGGCAATCGGTGACACTATTTTAAGCGCTTACGAGCGGGCATACAAAACAGATCCAACATCAGCTTTCGGTGGCATTATTGCGTTTAACCGCGAGCTGGATGCTCAGACTGCTCAAGCTATTGTGGATCGTCAGTTTGTGGAAGTCATTATTGCTCCGGCAGTTAGTGAAGACGCCAAGGTTGTCGTTGCCACCAAAAAAAACGTACGTCTGCTTGTGTGCGGCAATTGGCAAGGTCAGCTCACCGATGGTTATGACTTTAAACGAGTCAACGGCGGCTTACTGGTGCAAGAGCGAGACTTCGGTATGATCGACATGGAAGATTTGCAGGTAGTTACTAAACGCCACCCCACCGACGAACAGCTACGCGATTTGATGTTTTGCTGGAAAGTAGCGAAGTATGTGAAGTCCAATGCTATCGTTTACTGCAAAGATGGCATGACGATTGGTGTTGGTGCAGGACAAATGAGTCGCGTATATTCAGCCAAAATTGCGGGTATTAAAGCCGCCGACGAGAGCCTTGAAGTGGCAGGTTCGGTCATGGCTTCAGACGCATTCTTTCCGTTTCGAGACGGTATTGATGCCGCCGCTGCCGCCGGAATTAAGGCTGTGATCCAGCCGGGCGGTTCAATGCGTGACGAAGAAGTGATTGCCGCAGCCAATGAACATGATATTGCTATGGTCTTTACAGG
Coding sequences:
- the dusB gene encoding tRNA dihydrouridine synthase DusB, with the protein product MRIGSYTLDNNLMLAPMAGVTDRPFRQLCRRMGAGLVVSEMLSSNPRVWNTDKSLLRMDHTGEDGIRSVQIAGADPALMAQAAQLNVSNGAQIIDINMGCPAKKVNKKLAGSALLQYPELVEAIVQAVVGAVDVPVTLKIRTGWDTDNRNGVEIARIAEESGIQSLAVHGRTRACMYNGNAEYNTIRAIKRAVSIPVVANGDITSPEKAQEVLNYTGADGIMIGRGAQGNPWIFRQIQHYLATGENLPQPPLSEQHQVLHEHVANVHAFYGDYSGVRIARKHVGWYLAEFDKDRQFRKTFNGLEQADEQLNALDDYFRSLHTRETRQISPAA
- the fis gene encoding DNA-binding transcriptional regulator Fis, yielding MFDQNVTSPFTTTVTTPSQTQAQKPLRDSVKQAVNKYLKQLDNANIDNLYDLVLAEVEAPLLEEVMTYTRGNQTRAAIMMGINRGTLRKKLKQYGMN
- the purH gene encoding bifunctional phosphoribosylaminoimidazolecarboxamide formyltransferase/IMP cyclohydrolase — encoded protein: MQTPKPIKRALLSVSDKTGIIEFAEALYQSGVELLSTGGTAKLLAQAGLPVTEVSSHTGHPEIMDGRVKTLHPKIHGGILGRRGQDEDVMAEHEIAPIDLVVVNLYPFAATVAQEGCSLEDAIENIDIGGPTMVRAAAKNHKDVTIVVNAADYPRVLEEMGNNGGSLKYQTRFDLAIKAFEHTAEYDGMIANYFGAKIDAVECEDDCEHSHSEFPRTINMQMTKKQDLRYGENSHQSAAFYVENQIQEASVATAQQLQGKELSFNNIADTDAALECVKEFEEPACVIVKHANPCGVAIGDTILSAYERAYKTDPTSAFGGIIAFNRELDAQTAQAIVDRQFVEVIIAPAVSEDAKVVVATKKNVRLLVCGNWQGQLTDGYDFKRVNGGLLVQERDFGMIDMEDLQVVTKRHPTDEQLRDLMFCWKVAKYVKSNAIVYCKDGMTIGVGAGQMSRVYSAKIAGIKAADESLEVAGSVMASDAFFPFRDGIDAAAAAGIKAVIQPGGSMRDEEVIAAANEHDIAMVFTGMRHFRH